CACCTGAATAGCGCACGAGCTCGTCCTCCCATCTGCCCGCTGCTTTTGGGAGCCGTGTTCTCGCAGGAGGACCCATCGCCGAAGCCTCTCTCCGCTGCCTGGAAGGCTGGATGCGTTTCCTGCATCGAAAGATGAACCTCCCGTTGAATGACATATCCCGAGGCTGGGCCTTTAGGTAAAGCAGCAGTCGAGCAATTAAATCAGGGAGAGTTGCCAAGGCTCCCCGGCTCCTCCAAGATCACCTGTAGCACCGGGCGAGCCAAGCTGGCATCCCTGCACGGAGGAGATGCTTTCCAGCAGTGTGCCGCAGCCCTCCCAGGGCTTATTTCAGGGATTTATTTCCCAAGCTTGGCTTTGCGGGGTGGATGTAAACCACCGGCTCCAGCCTTGAGAAGCGGCGCGGGCGCCCGCCTTCCTGCGCCCCACGTTGACCTGTGCTGAAGGCGCTGCGAGCAAATGGCGTTCAAGCGAGCGCCCGAGCAGCTGCTGCGAGCGGACACCAGACGCTGCGGAGGTGTTAGCTCCAGGCGCCCGGGCCCGTGGCTTCTTTCAGTACCTATTCATTTCGAGCTGTTAAAAGCAGAGACACACGCTTGCGGATGGGGTTGCATGCCTCCCCCGGGACCGCCGTGGCCAGGCGGTGCGCCGGCGCCCTGGGATGCCAAGCCCTTCCTCTCACTCCCCGCCTCCCCGGTCCAGGCTGATGCACCCATGCTTCCTGTGACTTGTACCCCTCTTTGCACCCATTGCTCCCCAAATTCCCTGCTGACAGGCCCTCAAGCCCAAAGAAGTCTCACGCCAAAGATCTTTCTTCTCACCGGATTATCCCAAGGAAATCAGAGCAGGGATGCAATTATTATCCTTGCTGTGAGTTTGCCCGTGCTTTCCATCCTTGGGGGTGGATAGAGCTCACCCCTATTCCAGCTCCCTTTGGAGGATCAGGAAAAACGTGTCCTCACCCCAAAATGAACCATGCTGGAGCGAGGAACACACCCGGGAGCACCAGGCTTGTCCTTCGAGGACAGCCTGGAGCACACCCAGACACCGAGATCCCCAAGTTCACCGTTGCAGCACAAGTCCCCACTTGGGCCTGCGCTCCTCAGAGCTGAGCCACGGACTGGGGGTGCTGTGCGTGTGCCGGGGGGACCCCaaaactgaggcacggggcagcagctgccttcgCTCCCCGCGGCTTCGTGCCCCAGTGCCAGATGTGTGATACCTCCCTCgctgggaggaaagggaaacGCAACGGCCTTTCCGACCGAGGGAAGGACCGCTGTTGTCTAGACGATGTGACTAAGGAGGGAAGGGGCCGCCTGTTTGTACAGCTTTGGGGAGTGTAAACAGTGCCGACTGTCCCAAGCCCTTCAAAGCAGAGGAATGCGGAGATCGGATGAAAGCGCAGGGAAATTCTGGCGGGGTGTCCGAACAGAGCAGCTGAGAAGGGAACCTCTTCGAGACAAAATCCCCAGCGCCTGAGTCATTTCAAACCAGCCTGAGTGCTGGGCGACAGGCGGAAAGGAGGAGGGCAGCACCGCCGGCCATGGGCATGGCTGCGTGTGGGCTCCCAGGACTTGCCCAGCTTTGGTCACTTCTCTCTGCAATCTCAGTATCCTGAAAACGAAACTGGAGGCCCTGGGAATCCCGCTCTGCCCCGCAGTGAGCTAGTTTGGCCTCTGCATTTCGTTCAGCtcacaaaagaaagagaaaatgttgtttgagaggtggtttccttttttttcttttttttttttacaactttaAATACAGTACTGATTATAAATTaatcttacatttaaaaaaaagccaaaaaaaattaaaataaaataaaacctcatcACTTTTACAAAccaaaggaaacagattttggaacaggaaaacaaagtgtCTTAAGACTTGCGGGcttggggatggagggagggagcaaTGTGCTGCCTTGGCAGTGGTACGAGAAGTGCTCTGGGCTTGCAGGAGGTGAGGGCTGGGTCCCTCCACAACTTGTAACAGCTCCTAGGTTGTGGCTTCGcctcctttccccagctccctctggGGCTTTGCCCTACAATaggggtgcgtgtgtgtgcgaGGGGAGAAGCggctggaggcaggaggggtggggggactGCCGCGCTAGCTCTGGGCAGgcattttcttcatgtgtaaCACTGCAGCgcccagcacagcacagagacCGGGACTCTGAGGCAACGCTGGAAATTCCCATCATATGTAACATTTCTGCTGACGGTGACTGAGTATTAGGTGTGCAGAAATGGCCCTTGCCCGCAGggtcctcctccctcctctggaGCAGGCAGTGGCCCGGGAGGGACTCTACAACTGATCCTCCAGTTGTTCTCTGAGTCGTCCTCACTTAGAAGAGCTCATTTCTGTCTCAGGGTGGCTGCTGCCAACTGCAAAGACCatcctcatttctttctctataCCTACACAGAGCTGCCCACATCTTGGACCAGATTCCAAGCCAGGTGGGCTGGGAACATCTAACAAGCAAAAATCCAGAAGGAATTTGAGAGGGAAAATGTGAGGAAAATGATGGGAGATGCGGTGACAttggcagggagagaggagtggagGCATGGTGTGCAGGACACCCGTGAAGGGGTTAAAAACCTCGGGGGAATGACATGATTCTGCTTTCAGGACCACAGAGCAGGCAAGGACAGCTCACTGAGATTAAGTCATGCTTCTAAGTTTGGCTGTTGTTGGTCTTGTTGTGGTGCCACTTCACCTCCCGCAAGGAAGTTGTGCTGGGGGGTTGGCAGAGAGTGAGAGGAAAGGGCAACAAGACGGAGAGAGATCAGATGATGTCTCTGCCTGTCCCGTCCCGGACCTCGCAGGCACGTTGCAGTAACAGTGTGCTTTTCTGCCAACCCAACAAAGCTGATGCATGCACGTGCCTTTGagcttcctgctgctggggaatGAAATCCATTTaagaacatatatatatatatttatatatgtatgtataaatacacatacacacacacacacgcacacgtatatatatatatacacacacacacacatatacacgcacacacatacagagcaaatttaaaaaataatttgagtcCGAGCCTGGAAAGTTGAATTCTCCACCAGCATGTGCAAAGATGGCTCCCCTTGGCAGGGGCCGGGGGCGTGGAGACAATTCTGCTGCCGTCTGCTCCTTCCCCACGATCCAAACACCTTCCAGTCAGcaccaggagcaggaggggaaagggagggggggaatgcATTTggcttctttgttttgttttgttttgttttgttctgttcccCGAGATGTTGTATATCTtagtggttttggtttttgttttttaaaataaaatatacacacgcacattaaaaatatatatctgtcCAGGTAGGGCGATAAAAGTCCTTAGTGCATTTTCCATCATCGGTCGCCGCTCGCAATCTGAGATATgcctgttttcaaaatgtaggTCCAGTGCAAGTGTTGATCTCAGCCGGGCCCCCCAGCCTTACCAGAAACACGAGGGAACGGCAGAATACTCCCCGTCCGCCCTCTgtccatttgtttttctcctcccctcgGAAGAAATTGGACCCACGttccttttcacattttccatcCTGTCCTCTGGAGCAGGGAAGGCATTGTCCTGTCCTCGTTGCATGTTGTGGCTGTCGGGGTTCATGGTTTTATTTgtactttgttcttttctcatatatatatataggtcacgtttgtcttttttttgtgtgtgtgtaaaactttaaaattatgctAATAAATGAAAGAAGGGAGAGGCTTTGGCGGGAGAAGGTCCACTGATGGAAAGGGAAGCACCAATTGCCGCCTGAATCAGACGTCGAGGCAGACggacaaagaggaaaagttaTCACTCCAAGGACCCCATGGGGGCAATACGGCAAACATATTAAATAAACCTGGAAGTGAAACAAAAACAGACATGGCATTAGAATATGTAACCCTCTCCCCCTGCAactcccctcctctcctgttttctcctctggaaATGTTTGTGTTGAAGTGCCAGATTAGAAGCCCAGGAGGGCTTTTGAccttctctattttttcccctggacAGCTTGAGCCAGAGCTGAGATTTGCATGGGTTTGCATCATTTCTACCCTGGGAACTTTGGGCTGGTCAGGAGGATCCTGGGATAATCAGAGCCCTCGTAGTGCTAAGCGTGGGAATACCAGTCCCAAGACACTGCCTGGCGCCCCTTGTCCCCAGCTCCCGAAATGCCACACGTGGAAGCCCGCTGTCCCCTCTCCCGAGGTGAGGGGAAGTGAATGTGAAGCGAGTGGCCCAGGATCATTCGAGGGGCCACGGCAGAGCTGGAACCGATGAGTCACAGGCCAGGGCTTTCCCTGTTAGGCTGTGCCACCTGTCTCTAAATTCAGCCCCGCTCCCTGGTCTGTGCCCTGGctactctttctctcttttctgcaCCCTTCCCTCTCTCATGGGGACCCAGGGCTTATTCTCCTTTCCCTTGTACCAGTGAAATTCTTCTGATGACGAGGGAATTACTCCTGTTTACACAAGTCAGGGAGAGAAGAATCAGACCCTGGACTGACAAAGTCCAGATCTCTTGACAGAGACTCCAGTTCTCCTTTCCCCTGGTATGACCTTTCTTATGCACACAGGCTTCCTGCTAGGAGAGAGATGAACCAAAAGGgttgctgcttttcagtctttctgcCAACTcaactaataaaataaaagcaaaagggaTCCCCAGAGCAACATTAATTCTCTGCTTTCAATGGAGAATCAATAGAGAAAGGAGAGCAAGAGTTGCTCCACAGAAGAGATTAATTACATGGACCCTGAGGGGATTTAGGTGTAGAGAGAAGTCAGGCTCACTCTCTGTCTGTAAGGGAAGCAAAGGAGAGGGCAGGGCCCGAGAGCAAGTATGGTTGCAGCATGATCCTTCCACCTTTGCGAAGAGCCATAAAGCCATAAATAGGGTGCACGTGTTGGGTCCCAGCCTagtccttccccctccttcaaCCCAGGTTTTATCATGCCCAGGCCCTGCAGTAGCGCCACACTGAATGAGCGGCCAGTGCTGTGGGAAGGGTCTGAGATGCCTGGGCAGAACCGTGTCCCAGGACAACATCTCTCCCGACTGGAAAAGCAGCTTGCTGTTACCTGCCTTgtgctttctctcccctgccagcACTTCTATGCTATGAGGATTTCTTTCAGCACTTTCTTATCGTTGACATGCTTGTACTTCTTATGTTTCCTCTTCTGTGCCGGCGGCCGGCGTACTCGCTGCCTCTGTGAGACAGCGGCTGTGGTGAACGACGGTGACAAGCCTGCCAAAACAGAGGGGAGAGCGTCTGTACAGTGAGGGGCAGCCGGCTCGTGTTGAAATATCTTTCTCCACACACTATCAACAAAGAGCTCTGCAACAGGAGGGCCTTCTGTTCTTCTAGCCCTTGTCCTCTGTTCTCCACAGcctctgccctctccttttTCCCACAATGCCCTTCCCCTCACCTCTCACCTTCCTCTCCTTCATTTCCCTCGGTTTCAGCCCCTTGCTGGCAGGCAGACATCCTGGGAAAGGTCCCTCGGCTGCTATAAACCAGTGAAGGCCCAGGGGATTCACTGGAGCTAAGCAGATTGAAACCAGCGGAGggctctttcctctctccccagcctctcttctCACGCCTCCCTCCACTCTACTAATGCCAAGATCCTTACGTCTCTGTTCACGTGGCCGCGGCCGGCTGTTCCTGGGGGGCTGACGGGACACTGCTTCACACCGACACTGCACATGGTCCTCCAAAGGCACAACGACTTTTTTGAATTTTGGCTTCCTCTGGACAAATTCAATCTTGTTCACCTATttggaagagagagaggcaaGCAGAAGATTAATACAGCTGTAGCTCCCACTCtgtaaaaataatcagtgtCAGTACGCTTCAGTACTGGTTTTCCTCCTAAAGGATCAGAAGGCAGTTTATAGAGCATGGTTCAAATTCCGGGGTGGTGTGTATGGGAGCTAATTCTGCACACAGCAGCCAAGCAGGCCTAGACCAGGCAAGTTTGTATGTAGCCGGTTGTTTCCCCTGTTCCTAACTACTGCCGCTGCTTAAGCAGGATGACTGGTTGATCACAGACAGAAACATGCAACGTGCAGAACATGCTAGCCTGTTTCTGACAGATCTGATGGTGGAGACATGGGGGCAACCAGAATTAATTCCCACAGGATCCTACAGGaagggcaaaaggaaaaaaactcaggCCCGATGCAAGCAAATGCAGCctcaccagctctgctgaggcCTGTCTGAATTTGTCTCAAGCTCTTTAATAACTTGCAGGGCTGAAGCCCTCAGCTCTGTGTTTCACGGGAAAGGCGGTGCTCTGGAAATTCCCTCGGAATCTCCACCAGTGCTGACTCAGAGGGAAGACTCACAGCTCCACATCCCACCACAGGGCACAAGCTTTCTAAGTGGTCCTCCCACTCCAGGAGCAGCCGGACCTGACCCCACTCAGCTTATCTAACAAGACCGCGGTCCCTGAAGTGCTCCGCAAGCTATAAATACTTGCTCTGCTGCACATCTGGGATTGAATTCCTCTAAACCCACTGcccccagcagcatccctcagCCAGTGCCGAAGCAGCCAGGCTGTTTATCTTTCCTTGAAAGCCCACTCCACACGCTTCAGACCACACGCTGCTCGCTAGACAAACACTTCCAGCCAAACAATAGAGAGACCTCTGTCCTCaaagaaaccatttccaggTCACTTTTTCAGGCTGGCTTTTGACCTCTCACttgttttttccacaaaaacaaCTCCTGCTCCCCCCCATTTTTCCCTCATTCAGCCTGGCTTTTCTGAGAAAGGAATTTCCTGATGAAAAGGGCTGTGTGAATACAACCTCTCCCAGCCAACCTCTGCCGCCTGCCTGGGGGAGTCACTTACGGCTCAGGCAGAGGATTAGTACGGGAtgagtattatttttaaacaagctgtCTGGGAGGAAGCTGTGAGGACACCACTGGTAGCTGTGAGGAGGGCAGGATCAGAGCAAGAGGTTAGCCATCAGGTGTCTgcttgctgctggagcaggtcaGGAGGTAACCGTGGGgctgagaaagaggagaagctgCTCCAGTGCGTGTCTTGGGAAGAAGCTGCAGCGGCAGCGGGGGGATGGAGCACTGACACTGCAAGCCCTCCTCTTTTTGCATCAAAATCGGTTCCCGTGATGAAAGTGTCCTGTTTCTTCCGCTCTAACACAGCGGACAAGGCTGCCTCCAGCCACAGAAATAGCTGTGGTGcggagctgcagctggggacagTGCCTTGTAGCTCTGCTATGGTGACAGTCCCCAGCTGCTGGACACCACCAGCCCTCCGAGTAGCTGGCACGGACATCACCCCGCACCAGAGGCTGCATGGCTAATGCAGAAGACGTGACTGCAGAGGGGCTGCGAGGGAACAGACAGCTGTGTGAGCCTTGCACCTGAGACctgctgtggttttggttttggggggataGGGTCAGAGGTGGGCTgcgggaggagggagcagcaggaggtcTCCCTTACCTGGACATGCCGGACGCGAATCTGCGTGGGGCGACACTGCACGTTGCGGTTGTTGCAACACCCGGAGCAGCGCTGCACCTCCACGCAGGGCGGCCACACCACAAAGTTGGCGTTGGTGCTGTCCACCATGTTGCGGGAGATTTCAAAGACCACCGCCCGCGTCTTGCACTCTGCGAGgacagctggctctgctgctgccagagcatcTACGGAGGGCCAAAAGAAGAAGGGGGGATGAAACAGGCTTTGCAGCTGTTACCAACCCACTGCAGTCACCTCTACTGGAAGAGAAAGACCCCACAcggctcacacacacacacacacacacacacatgttctttctccttctcccacccctccagctccc
Above is a genomic segment from Gymnogyps californianus isolate 813 chromosome 1, ASM1813914v2, whole genome shotgun sequence containing:
- the PDGFB gene encoding platelet-derived growth factor subunit B, producing MPEAGRPRGCLREALPSRGSPSMCPQPAGPEVGMNFGVVFAFILSLPLARLEGDPIPEDIYEILGGSSVRSISDLQRALRIDSVEEDSSSLDLNATQPSQNLVALSRERRSLDALAAAEPAVLAECKTRAVVFEISRNMVDSTNANFVVWPPCVEVQRCSGCCNNRNVQCRPTQIRVRHVQVNKIEFVQRKPKFKKVVVPLEDHVQCRCEAVSRQPPRNSRPRPREQRRLSPSFTTAAVSQRQRVRRPPAQKRKHKKYKHVNDKKVLKEILIA